In a single window of the Harpia harpyja isolate bHarHar1 chromosome 3, bHarHar1 primary haplotype, whole genome shotgun sequence genome:
- the DAAM1 gene encoding disheveled-associated activator of morphogenesis 1 isoform X2, with protein sequence MAPRKRSGRGISFIFCCFRSSDHPEITYRLRNDSSFALQTMEPALPMPPVEELDVMFTELVDELDLTDKHREAMFALPAEKKWQIYCSKKKDQEENKGATSWPEFYIDQLNSMAARKSLIALEKEDEEERNKTIESLKTALRTKPMRFVTRFIDLDGLSCILNFLKSMDYETAESRIHTSLIGCIKALMNNSLGRAHVLAHSESINVIAQSLSTENIKTKVAVLEIMGAVCLVPGGHKKVLEAMLHYQKYASERTRFQTLINDLDKSTGRYRDEVSLKTAIMSFINAVLSQGAGVESLDFRLHLRYEFLMLGIQPVIDKLREHENSTLDRHLDFFEMLRNEDELEFAKRFELVHIDTKSATQMFELTRKRLTHTEAYPHFMSILHHCLQMPYKRSGNTVQYWLLLDRIVQQIVIQSDKGQDPDATPLENFNIKNVVRMLVNENEVKQWKEQAEKMRKEHSELQQKLEKKERECDAKAQEKEEMMQTLNKMKEKLEKESSEHKQVKQQVADLTAQLHEMSRRAICAASPGGPPLPPGAPGGPLPSPAPGSLLPPPPPPPPPGGCPPPPPPPPPPPGGPPPPPGPPPLDGVMPPPGAPLGLALKKKSIPQPTNALKSFNWSKLPENKLAGTVWTDIDDAKVFKILDLEDLERTFSAYQRQQKEDAIDDTLSSRHKVKELSVIDGRRAQNCNILLSRLKLSNEEIKRAILTMDEQEDLPKDMLEQLLKFVPEKGDIDLLEEHKHELDRMAKADRFLFEMSRINHYQQRLQSLYFKKKFAERVAEVKPKVEAIRAGSKAVLQSSSLQQLLEVVLAFGNYMNKGQRGNAFGFKISSLNKIADTKSSIDKNITLLHYLITIVEKKYPKVLRLHEELRDIPQAAKVNMTELEKEINTLRSGLRAVETELDFQKSQVQQTGDKFVSVVSQFITLASFSFSDVEDLLMEAKELFSKAVKHFGEDTDKMQPDEFFGIFDQFLQAVTEAKQENENMRRRKEEEERRARMEAQLKEQRERERKARKAKESGEEGGEFDDLVSALRSGEVFDKDLSKLKRNRKRIANQLADSSRERPVTKLNF encoded by the exons gaccaggaagaaaataaaggagcCACCAGCTGGCCGGAGTTTTATATTGATCAGCTGAATTCAATGGCTGCT AGGAAATCGCTGATCGCTTTGGAAAaagaagatgaggaggagagaaataaaacaattgaaaGTTTGAAGACTGCACTGCGGACGAAACCAATGAG GTTTGTAACCCGGTTCATCGACCTGGATGGCTTGTCGTGTATTCTGAACTTTCTCAAAAGCATGGACTATGAGACGGCAGAGTCTCGGATACATACCTCGCTCATTGGATGTATAAAAGCACTAATGAACAACTCCCTGGGCCGGGCTCACGTCCTGGCCCATTCGGAGAGTATTAACGTAATCGCTCAGAGTCTGAGCACGGAGAATATTAAGACGAAGGTGGCAGTGCTGGAAATCATGGGCGCTGTGTGCCTGGTTCCCGGGGGCCACAAAAAGGTACTGGAGGCAATGCTGCACTACCAGAAATACGCCAGCGAACGGACTCGTTTTCAG ACGCTGATCAATGACTTGGACAAGAGCACGGGGCGGTATCGGGATGAAGTGAGCCTCAAGACAGCCATCATGTCCTTCATCAACGCAGTCCTGAGCCAAGGGGCAGGCGTG GAAAGCCTGGATTTCAGACTCCATCTGAGATATGAATTTCTTATGCTTGGGATCCAGCCAGTCATTGATAAACTAAGAGAGCATGAAAATTCAACCCTCGACCG gcacTTAGATTTTTTCGAAATGCTTAGAAACGAAGACGAACTGGAATTTGCCAAAAGATTTGAGCTG GTCCACATCGACACCAAAAGCGCGACTCAGATGTTCGAGCTGACGAGGAAGAGGCTGACACACACCGAGGCGTACCCGCACTTTATGTCTATTCTCCACCACTGTCTCCAAATGCCTT ATAAAAGAAGCGGCAACACTGTCCAGTACTGGCTGCTGCTTGACAGGATCGTGCAGCAGATCGTCATCCAGAGTGACAAAGGGCAGGACCCCGACGCCACTCCCCTGGAAAACTTCAATATCAAAAACGTCGTCCGAAT GTTAGTCAATGAAAATGAAGTGAAGCAGTGGAAAGAGCAAGCAGAAAAAATGCGAAAAG AGCACAGCGAGcttcagcagaagctggagaagaagGAGCGGGAGTGCGATGCCAAGgcccaggagaaggaagaaatgatGCAGACGCTGAACAAGATgaaggagaagctggaaaaggaGTCCAGCGAGCACAAGCAGGTCAAGCAGCAGGTGGCGGATCTCACGGCGCAGCTCCACGAGATGAGCAGG aGGGCGATCTGTGCTGCCAGCCCCGGAGGACCTCCCTTGCCACCAGGAGCTCCCGGTGGCCCTTTACCTTCTCCAGCTCCCGGatcccttcttccccctccaccaccgccgccgcccccagGGGGATGTCCCCCACCgcctcccccaccacccccacctccaggcggtcccccacccccccccggccccccaccccTGGATGGGGTGATGCCTCCCCCCGGAGCACCTCTGGGCTTGGCCCTCAAGAAGAAGAGCATCCCACAGCCGACGAACGCCCTCAAGTCCTTCAACTGGTCCAAGCTGCCAGAG AACAAGCTGGCAGGCACCGTGTGGACCGACATAGATGATGCAAAAGTGTTCAAAATCCTGGATCTCGAAGACCTGGAAAGGACATTCTCCGCCTACCAAAGACAGCAG AAGGAAGATGCTATCGATGACACTTTGAGTTCCCGGCATAAAGTCAAGGAACTTTCGGTCATAGATGGCCGGAGAGCTCAGAATTGCAATATCCTTCTCTCCAG GCTGAAACTCTCAAACGAGGAGATCAAACGAGCGATTTTGACAATGGACGAGCAGGAGGACCTCCCAAAAgacatgctggagcag CTCCTGAAGTTTGTTCCTGAAAAGGGTGACATTGACCTGCTGGAAGAGCATAAGCACGAGCTGGACCGCATGGCCAAGGCTGACCGGTTCCTCTTCGAAATGAGCAG GATAAACCATTATCAGCAAAGGCTGCAGTCCCTCTACTTCAAGAAGAAGTTTGCAGAGAGAGTTGCAGAAGTCAAACCCAAGGTGGAAG CCATCCGTGCCGGCTCcaaggcagtgctgcagagcagcagcctccagcagctCTTAGAGGTGGTCCTGGCCTTCGGGAACTACATGAACAAGGGCCAGAGGGGCAACGCCTTCGGGTTTAAGATCTCCAGCCTCAACAAGATCGCGGACACCAAGTCCAGCATTGACAA GAACATCACCCTTCTGCACTATCTCATCACTATCGTTGAAAAGAAATATCCCAAAGTCCTCCGCCTGCACGAGGAGCTGCGAGACATCCCACAGGCAGCCAAAGTCAA CATGACCGAGCTGGAGAAAGAAATAAACACTCTGAGGAGCGGCCTGAGAGCAGTGGAGACT gAGCTGGACTTCCAGAAGTCTCAGGTTCAGCAAACAGGCGACAAGTTTGTGTCTGTCGTCAGCCAGTTCATCACACTAGCCAGCTTCAGCTTTTCGGATGTCGAAGATCTTCTGATGGAAGCGAAAGAGCTG TTTTCCAAGGCTGTGAAGCACTTTGGAGAAGACACGGACAAAATGCAGCCTGACGAGTTCTTCGGCATCTTCGACCAGTTCCTTCAAGCCGTGACCGAGGCCAAGCAGGAGAACGAgaacatgaggaggaggaaggaggaggaggagcgccGGGCACGCATGGAGGCGCAG CTGAAGGAGCAGCGGGAGCGGGAGCGCAAGGCGAGGAAGGCGAAGGAGAGCGGGGAAGAAGGCGGTGAGTTCGACGACCTCGTCTCGGCCCTGCGCTCAGGTGAAGTCTTCGACAAGGACCTCTCCAAACTGAAGCGCAACCGCAAGCGCATCGCCAACCAGCTGGCCGACAGCAGCCGCGAGCGGCCCGTCACCAAGCtcaacttctga
- the DAAM1 gene encoding disheveled-associated activator of morphogenesis 1 isoform X1, which produces MAPRKRSGRGISFIFCCFRSSDHPEITYRLRNDSSFALQTMEPALPMPPVEELDVMFTELVDELDLTDKHREAMFALPAEKKWQIYCSKKKDQEENKGATSWPEFYIDQLNSMAARKSLIALEKEDEEERNKTIESLKTALRTKPMRFVTRFIDLDGLSCILNFLKSMDYETAESRIHTSLIGCIKALMNNSLGRAHVLAHSESINVIAQSLSTENIKTKVAVLEIMGAVCLVPGGHKKVLEAMLHYQKYASERTRFQTLINDLDKSTGRYRDEVSLKTAIMSFINAVLSQGAGVESLDFRLHLRYEFLMLGIQPVIDKLREHENSTLDRHLDFFEMLRNEDELEFAKRFELVHIDTKSATQMFELTRKRLTHTEAYPHFMSILHHCLQMPYKRSGNTVQYWLLLDRIVQQIVIQSDKGQDPDATPLENFNIKNVVRMLVNENEVKQWKEQAEKMRKEHSELQQKLEKKERECDAKAQEKEEMMQTLNKMKEKLEKESSEHKQVKQQVADLTAQLHEMSRRAICAASPGGPPLPPGAPGGPLPSPAPGSLLPPPPPPPPPGGCPPPPPPPPPPPGGPPPPPGPPPLDGVMPPPGAPLGLALKKKSIPQPTNALKSFNWSKLPENKLAGTVWTDIDDAKVFKILDLEDLERTFSAYQRQQDFFVNGNSRQKEDAIDDTLSSRHKVKELSVIDGRRAQNCNILLSRLKLSNEEIKRAILTMDEQEDLPKDMLEQLLKFVPEKGDIDLLEEHKHELDRMAKADRFLFEMSRINHYQQRLQSLYFKKKFAERVAEVKPKVEAIRAGSKAVLQSSSLQQLLEVVLAFGNYMNKGQRGNAFGFKISSLNKIADTKSSIDKNITLLHYLITIVEKKYPKVLRLHEELRDIPQAAKVNMTELEKEINTLRSGLRAVETELDFQKSQVQQTGDKFVSVVSQFITLASFSFSDVEDLLMEAKELFSKAVKHFGEDTDKMQPDEFFGIFDQFLQAVTEAKQENENMRRRKEEEERRARMEAQLKEQRERERKARKAKESGEEGGEFDDLVSALRSGEVFDKDLSKLKRNRKRIANQLADSSRERPVTKLNF; this is translated from the exons gaccaggaagaaaataaaggagcCACCAGCTGGCCGGAGTTTTATATTGATCAGCTGAATTCAATGGCTGCT AGGAAATCGCTGATCGCTTTGGAAAaagaagatgaggaggagagaaataaaacaattgaaaGTTTGAAGACTGCACTGCGGACGAAACCAATGAG GTTTGTAACCCGGTTCATCGACCTGGATGGCTTGTCGTGTATTCTGAACTTTCTCAAAAGCATGGACTATGAGACGGCAGAGTCTCGGATACATACCTCGCTCATTGGATGTATAAAAGCACTAATGAACAACTCCCTGGGCCGGGCTCACGTCCTGGCCCATTCGGAGAGTATTAACGTAATCGCTCAGAGTCTGAGCACGGAGAATATTAAGACGAAGGTGGCAGTGCTGGAAATCATGGGCGCTGTGTGCCTGGTTCCCGGGGGCCACAAAAAGGTACTGGAGGCAATGCTGCACTACCAGAAATACGCCAGCGAACGGACTCGTTTTCAG ACGCTGATCAATGACTTGGACAAGAGCACGGGGCGGTATCGGGATGAAGTGAGCCTCAAGACAGCCATCATGTCCTTCATCAACGCAGTCCTGAGCCAAGGGGCAGGCGTG GAAAGCCTGGATTTCAGACTCCATCTGAGATATGAATTTCTTATGCTTGGGATCCAGCCAGTCATTGATAAACTAAGAGAGCATGAAAATTCAACCCTCGACCG gcacTTAGATTTTTTCGAAATGCTTAGAAACGAAGACGAACTGGAATTTGCCAAAAGATTTGAGCTG GTCCACATCGACACCAAAAGCGCGACTCAGATGTTCGAGCTGACGAGGAAGAGGCTGACACACACCGAGGCGTACCCGCACTTTATGTCTATTCTCCACCACTGTCTCCAAATGCCTT ATAAAAGAAGCGGCAACACTGTCCAGTACTGGCTGCTGCTTGACAGGATCGTGCAGCAGATCGTCATCCAGAGTGACAAAGGGCAGGACCCCGACGCCACTCCCCTGGAAAACTTCAATATCAAAAACGTCGTCCGAAT GTTAGTCAATGAAAATGAAGTGAAGCAGTGGAAAGAGCAAGCAGAAAAAATGCGAAAAG AGCACAGCGAGcttcagcagaagctggagaagaagGAGCGGGAGTGCGATGCCAAGgcccaggagaaggaagaaatgatGCAGACGCTGAACAAGATgaaggagaagctggaaaaggaGTCCAGCGAGCACAAGCAGGTCAAGCAGCAGGTGGCGGATCTCACGGCGCAGCTCCACGAGATGAGCAGG aGGGCGATCTGTGCTGCCAGCCCCGGAGGACCTCCCTTGCCACCAGGAGCTCCCGGTGGCCCTTTACCTTCTCCAGCTCCCGGatcccttcttccccctccaccaccgccgccgcccccagGGGGATGTCCCCCACCgcctcccccaccacccccacctccaggcggtcccccacccccccccggccccccaccccTGGATGGGGTGATGCCTCCCCCCGGAGCACCTCTGGGCTTGGCCCTCAAGAAGAAGAGCATCCCACAGCCGACGAACGCCCTCAAGTCCTTCAACTGGTCCAAGCTGCCAGAG AACAAGCTGGCAGGCACCGTGTGGACCGACATAGATGATGCAAAAGTGTTCAAAATCCTGGATCTCGAAGACCTGGAAAGGACATTCTCCGCCTACCAAAGACAGCAG GACTTCTTTGTGAACGGTAACTCCAGACAG AAGGAAGATGCTATCGATGACACTTTGAGTTCCCGGCATAAAGTCAAGGAACTTTCGGTCATAGATGGCCGGAGAGCTCAGAATTGCAATATCCTTCTCTCCAG GCTGAAACTCTCAAACGAGGAGATCAAACGAGCGATTTTGACAATGGACGAGCAGGAGGACCTCCCAAAAgacatgctggagcag CTCCTGAAGTTTGTTCCTGAAAAGGGTGACATTGACCTGCTGGAAGAGCATAAGCACGAGCTGGACCGCATGGCCAAGGCTGACCGGTTCCTCTTCGAAATGAGCAG GATAAACCATTATCAGCAAAGGCTGCAGTCCCTCTACTTCAAGAAGAAGTTTGCAGAGAGAGTTGCAGAAGTCAAACCCAAGGTGGAAG CCATCCGTGCCGGCTCcaaggcagtgctgcagagcagcagcctccagcagctCTTAGAGGTGGTCCTGGCCTTCGGGAACTACATGAACAAGGGCCAGAGGGGCAACGCCTTCGGGTTTAAGATCTCCAGCCTCAACAAGATCGCGGACACCAAGTCCAGCATTGACAA GAACATCACCCTTCTGCACTATCTCATCACTATCGTTGAAAAGAAATATCCCAAAGTCCTCCGCCTGCACGAGGAGCTGCGAGACATCCCACAGGCAGCCAAAGTCAA CATGACCGAGCTGGAGAAAGAAATAAACACTCTGAGGAGCGGCCTGAGAGCAGTGGAGACT gAGCTGGACTTCCAGAAGTCTCAGGTTCAGCAAACAGGCGACAAGTTTGTGTCTGTCGTCAGCCAGTTCATCACACTAGCCAGCTTCAGCTTTTCGGATGTCGAAGATCTTCTGATGGAAGCGAAAGAGCTG TTTTCCAAGGCTGTGAAGCACTTTGGAGAAGACACGGACAAAATGCAGCCTGACGAGTTCTTCGGCATCTTCGACCAGTTCCTTCAAGCCGTGACCGAGGCCAAGCAGGAGAACGAgaacatgaggaggaggaaggaggaggaggagcgccGGGCACGCATGGAGGCGCAG CTGAAGGAGCAGCGGGAGCGGGAGCGCAAGGCGAGGAAGGCGAAGGAGAGCGGGGAAGAAGGCGGTGAGTTCGACGACCTCGTCTCGGCCCTGCGCTCAGGTGAAGTCTTCGACAAGGACCTCTCCAAACTGAAGCGCAACCGCAAGCGCATCGCCAACCAGCTGGCCGACAGCAGCCGCGAGCGGCCCGTCACCAAGCtcaacttctga